One region of Paenibacillus polymyxa M1 genomic DNA includes:
- a CDS encoding stalk domain-containing protein: MKRLLITALLVVGLMNWNTDSIFAEEEIDAIGTQIILQVANPNILVNGEEKLLDSATGAAPISYKGTTFLPVKNLVELLGGSLEYSKLAQRYQIQLDGKTVQLRADSKQATVDGQVRMLSIAPVNIRGTLLVPLRVLSEHLDVKMKWDKVQQRAVLYHGGMGERWYEDNYTSKVSNKYGRYSDQSIGYKVNYPLSWGDPLVIQKNNATIETIFYESPFVKISSYSDHMLSSYSENEGLKLEETYEQYLDRHGFLDGEIKEKRTFVDKAYDIFIDDGENSYIYLVIFKEDEVGVFCIKLNQNMTSEDYKATKEWGNLLNNTFEADSAVG, from the coding sequence TTGAAAAGGTTACTTATTACGGCTTTATTGGTTGTAGGTTTGATGAATTGGAATACGGATTCTATTTTTGCTGAAGAGGAAATAGATGCAATTGGAACGCAGATTATTTTGCAGGTTGCTAATCCCAACATTCTTGTTAATGGAGAAGAAAAACTGCTTGATTCTGCCACAGGTGCAGCGCCGATCTCCTACAAGGGTACAACATTTCTGCCAGTTAAAAATTTGGTTGAGTTGTTGGGAGGCTCTTTAGAATACAGCAAACTGGCTCAGAGATACCAAATTCAACTTGACGGAAAAACAGTTCAATTGCGTGCAGACAGTAAGCAAGCGACTGTTGATGGACAGGTTAGAATGCTAAGCATTGCTCCCGTTAATATTCGAGGTACATTGCTTGTTCCTTTGCGTGTGTTATCGGAACATCTTGATGTGAAAATGAAGTGGGATAAAGTCCAGCAAAGAGCGGTATTGTATCATGGGGGCATGGGAGAACGTTGGTACGAAGACAATTATACAAGCAAAGTTTCTAATAAATATGGCAGGTATTCGGATCAGTCCATAGGTTATAAAGTAAACTATCCATTGTCATGGGGTGATCCGTTAGTCATTCAAAAAAATAATGCAACTATTGAGACGATTTTCTATGAAAGCCCATTTGTAAAAATATCCTCCTACTCCGATCATATGTTATCCTCTTATTCTGAAAATGAAGGTTTGAAGTTGGAAGAAACTTATGAGCAGTATTTGGATAGACATGGGTTCCTAGATGGTGAAATCAAAGAAAAGCGTACTTTTGTTGATAAGGCCTATGATATCTTTATCGATGATGGTGAGAACTCTTATATCTATTTGGTAATATTTAAAGAAGATGAAGTAGGTGTCTTTTGCATTAAACTAAATCAAAATATGACATCGGAAGATTATAAAGCTACCAAAGAGTGGGGGAACCTGTTGAACAATACATTTGAAGCTGACTCTGCTGTGGGATAA